The genomic segment GGTATTGGTGCCCACGGGTGCTATACAAGTAACAGATCTAAAATTATCAGGGGGTAGCTATATACAAATCAAAGTTAAATTTAGTTTTAAGTATGATCTTCTATAGTTTCAAGGGTTGGCCAgcaaagagagttcagcaagctAGTAACACTGATGTTCTGATATTTGTTATACACAAACCTATAGCAGCTCTTCTCTGAAGCATTTAAATTTGTTGAATGTCTTTGGTAGTATGAGGAGCCCATATTGCGGAGGCATATTCTATTATAGGACACATAGAGGTCTTATAGTGATGTTCTTTGATATAACGTGAGCAGGGTCTCAAGTTTTATAAGAATACTAGAGCTGCATTAGCTTTTGACAGTACTTGTTTAATATGCTCGTTTATATATAGAATCTATTGCTATCCCTTAACACTTAACAAAAGTTATATACATACTTATTTTATAGTGGAGACATTGTTAGCTAATGTGGTATGTAAACTTGAAAGGAGTAATATCATTTATATAGCAAAGGAATAGTAACGGGGCCAAGTATACTGAGCCTTGTGCATGGAACTCCAGAAATCACTGTGTAGTTGCAAATCCATTTGGCTCAGCCTGCATATGATCTTGGTAGAGACTCAGAGTAAAGGTATGCATGGGCTGCACAAAGCATACGCATTATACTGTATAGTGTATGTCTGTGTAATTTCCTTGAGGCATTGTTCGCTCCCTGGGCGCATCGGCATGCCATCTGCCCAGTAGcaataataaatgaaaacacCTGTGAAGTGCAGATACTCTCCCGCATGTTGATAAGCAGTAGAAAGTAGAGCTGTGTGAATTGTATAGCAGCTAACATGCTAGGTATAGTGTACTGAGCTTTGGAAAAAGTCTGTTCAGATTAGTAAAATATTTTGGATATTGATTTAAAGGTTATAATCTCTTGTAATGCGCAAAAATACGGCACTTGGAAAACCTGAGTGTAGTTGTTACAATTGAGCATCTTAGCATTGTTTTCCTTCCAGCTAGCTACTATGTAAAATTTAACCATTTACGAAGGCACAAAATGTGTATGGTGTCTATAGACAGCTGAGCACAAAAGGAAGCAGTGAGTAGAAAATTATCTAGTTAACTAATGCATGGGGTGGTGCGGCATGGACATTAATATGCATCCTTTTGCTCAGGACATATTAACGAAGAACAGAGGCATTTGTGCCAATGGGCAGCAGTCATGGCAAGACAACAGTTGATGAATTTATGCAGCAATGACCTCAGCAGTAAACCACAAGCATGAGGCATTAAAGGTTATAGAAACTGAATGTTTCAAAAAGGACACTATTGAGTTGTTTGTACAGCAGTTGGCCATTGTTGATTCTTTGTTGCATGGAGGAAATCCAAAATGAGCACAAAAGGacaaaatggtatgcatagtgtgtgtatgtttatTGAGTATTCATGATTGCCATGCTGTTTTGTTGTTCAGAAAAGCCCCATATGCACCACAACTAGTGCTGGGCAATATTTTAATATTTTGACAATATTGCGATATTGAACTACACATACCGAGGTAAATTATAGAGCCACAATATTATTGTCTAGATAAATATAATTGTCAATATCGCCTAATTAAATCTCACTGATGGGTGTCTACAAGGAAAGGCAATTCAACTATGGGCAAATTCCAGCTGTTGTCTGGCACCATTTCACATTCTATGATAATATAATATGACAGAATATAATGTGTTTATAATGTTACTAGTCTCACTGCTTAACAATTTAATTATATTCAATATTTAATCTCGTGAATATAAGCTTGTCAATATATAATCATTATTTGCAGTATCACCTGCTGCAGGACTAACCACAACACAAGAAAATAGGCTAATCGTAGAGATCTGAAGCAAGTAGCTCTTTGGTTCAAACGAATGTACATAATGGTATCCGTGACTTCAATTCATTGAGGTCATTAGCAAGAAATGTATATAATAAAACTGTTCAAAATGTATGTTAATTTGACAGTCACAAGTGTTTATTAACTCCATGCTTTTGTCTTTGCCATAAACCCTATGGACTATCTCACAGCAGAAAATTGGCCCACATACTTGTAAAGCAAGGCACTGAGATGATAAGACACATGGCCATTAAAAACAAAAAGTCCAGACTGAACAATCTCAGCTGTAACAAGTTTTGTGTAATGTAGTTAATATACCATTACAAATTTTTCACATAAAACTGAGTGTACATTACACTGAATGTACTTTATACTTGTCGgttcatgaaaacagcatgatatcatactagcattggtatctGCCCTACttgcaggaccatttcacattttcATGTTACCCACCATCATGCAAGCGTAATAATGTGAACATggggttaactaaacagcagaattgcatgtaaTTATAGTTAAACAGTgctcccattatgctcctaggttagcaacattgcATACAATGATCTCGAACGAGTTTcttcagtgaatgctctattatagcatttcactgtaaaaatgactgttctattggagtgttCATCTAAGGAGCTAAGTACAAAGCATTTGAGTGCTCTgatgcagtttgcagtttccactaaTTGTTCTATCAGAGAGTGTTAAGcttcatagtttgaaatatccacctaatttGCTAGAATTACGCTGGCATAGCATGCTtgctattatgctggcatattcgACACTAGCCTATCTCTAAGTGGTTTTAATAACCTCATGAGTGCTCAAAGATCGTATACTACtttctactgtatattctacTGTGTACCACTGGGTatttgacttattgtgatcacctCGCTGAAGCCATACCACTGCTATGCTATATGTTTGGATATATCAAAGCTGTGTAGTACAAAGTATACATTCAATAGCAAGGAAACAATACATTAGTGTTTGATAACACTGatagtattagctaactactagtgtacatgatgactgacttgatactgagtaatatcaagcaccaccatcACCTCTAATTATCATGTTAGGTATAtatatttataaaaagtaaacaaaatatAAGAGTAAAAATAAGAAAATAGTGTATGATTCTAAAACCTGAAAAACCAATATTGattggttattattattaggaGGACCTGCAACAATCTTCCCACTTGATGGTATAGAGTAgacaatgtacaaatacaaagaATATCATCAACTAAAACAATATGTCATGATCACTGCCTTGAATAGTTGGTCATTAGTATAAAAAATGCTCCCTCTTCAATAGTGTATAAGTTTGTGTACACATCTAATTTCATAGCTCAGCCTCACCAACTTCAgcatacagtggatcctcatgTATATGAAGTCCAGTAATATACAAACACTTCCTAAACAAATGACTATTGTGTGACAGGATTTTGccaacaagtgtatgttctattagagtatttgtcagTTTAATAGCTTAGGcaatacctatttgatcttatgttgcgcgggcaaaattattttaaatttgggtaggtaagtcggtttgaaaatgataaaaattttaaacacaagcatacaaaatacaaataatgaatgtagctataatagtacatacacagttaaaaatctaggtttcatactcttctagtagcatcagatatgtccaaaagagctttcccatcGAATTCTAtacaattttagagcattggaCGATCTTCAATGGTCTCTTTTGGACTATATCACGAGGGTGTTGATGATGTGTTGTTCTTAATTAAGTACACGTGATCCgcacacgtgattttcaaaattatttcatttgaagaaaaatgtagtcggtcgggcccgcgcaacataagatcaaataggtatggccttattaGACTACTTAGCAGTGAACAGCTAGCCAGAAGGAAACCACCTAACTACGCACAAACCATATACTCTCCCACGCGGGAGAGTACCATATACTCTCCCACGCGGGAGAGTATAATAAATAGAAGGATTTTCCCTCGTTTTCCCTAAGGATTTCCCGTTTCCGGATTTCAAACTGTAAGGCCCGCCGCATACGGCCTGGCATAGCTATGTCGCTTTGAGGAAGTCGGCATTATCGTTCTGTCGGTTCAGCCGTGACTGTAAAATGGCAGTCCCTTTAGGTGAAGTGGATATATGGAGAATTGTTGAAAAGAAACTGCTAACATGTTCAATTTGTGGGAACCTTTTCACTGATCCGAAAACCATCCCGTGTTTGCATACCTTCTGTGAGCGATGTCTAGAGGGGAGTGTATCTGAGTCGTCGGACTCAGTGAGCTGTCCTCTTTGCCGCCAACTTCTCAATGACTCTATTGATTCTATTGCTATTGATTCTAATATACAACGTTTACAAGAAGTGTTCGTTCAACAACAGACGCATGGGCTGCTTTCAGTAGGGGACGTGGTTTGCGCTTGCGGAAAATGTGAACAAAGTCATCCTTCCATTACGTGGTGCGTGGATTGCCAAACTTCATTGTGTGAAAGTTGTAGTGAAGAACATAGCAGCTGCAGTAGCACCATTGCCCATACAACAGAGGCAATGAAGGAATTCCTAAGCAACCCACTAGCTCTTTTGCCATCAATGTCAACACAGTTCAGCTTAGACCAGCCAGGATTTTGTAGCAGCCACCCCCAGCATATGCTACACTTGTTTTGCACAACTTGTAACTGTCTAGTTTGTCTTGATTGTGTTTTGAAAGATCATCGGAGACATGTGTTTACCACTAGTGATGTGCTGCTGCCGTAAGATCAAACGTAATATGATGATCTCCATATTCATCAAAGTGTTTCAAAGAATGAGTTCTCCAGATCCTTTGCAAGATGTGCCAGCACTTGAGTTGTCCCAAAATGAGCCAAAAGTTTCACATTTTGTAGGAAAGTATGACTATTTGGCTCAGACAAATTATGACCTAAGTTTCAAGAAGGGAGAATCTTTATACATTATTAGTGATGATGGAGATTGGTGGTATGCCAGAGCTCAAGATTCTGGTCAGGAAGGATATATCCCAAGCAACTACATTGTAGAATATGGGACCATAGATACCGAAGAGTGAGTTGACAAAAAATGCAGACTTTATGTTATACACTAAGAACACTCATAGCAGTACgtatacacatgtacaaattCACGTGACcgcattttcaaaaattaattGCTGCCATGTATGCACATGATTGGAATGTAAATAGTCACATGTGCCACATTGGCTGAAATTATATAACATACTCAATATAGCATTGTAAAGTTTAACTGCAATTTCGGACACATTATTGGTGTGGTTATACAAGCCTACACTGCTATGTGGTACCCCTACCACAGGATAGCTGTGACCATCCATTCATAGGCAGTCAAAATGGGGACCATGGCTCCCACTTTTATTTGACATTGCTTACGACAAAAGATTAAGATAGCTACTAGCTCTActgagcagtcaatcactctaatagaacagccactttTACATTTCCTTTATAGTAGCCGGGAAAATGTAGCAAGGAAAGCTTGTGTCATATAATGAGAGTACTAGTTTCTTTATATAACATCATGTTTTGGGTCTTCAGAATACTGATGTCTGAACTTTTTGACCACTTGCAGTATGCTAATATACCAAATTTTATTATCACAATCTGTCAGCAGCTGGGGCCGTTCCCCTAGGCTCTCGCATGTGTGACTCACCGGCCACTGTTTTTAGAACCTCATTTGAAAAAGCTTGGCTATCCCCCACTGAGATGTTTTAGCAAATTATTAGTCTTTAGGTCAACGAACCAGGAATAGTAATCTTCCAACCAGGAATAGTAATCTTCCAACCAGGAATAGTAATCTTCCAACCACACAATGTGTCCATGTGCACACATCTTAGTTATACCTGTATAGTGAGTTTTTCAAATTTTTAACATATAGCTGGTACTTTGGAGCTATAAACCATATTGATGCTGAGGCCCACTTGATGCAGTCATTCAATCAGTGTGGGTCCTTCCTTGTCTGTGACAGTGAGACCACACCAGGAGACTACTCCCTCTATGTAAGGGACATAGATCATGTGAGCCAATACAAGATACACAAACTGCACACTGGAGGATTTTTTGTTACTCGTCAACTAACATTTGAAACAGTTCCTGAACTAGTTACACATTATTCTAAGCAGACAGATGGGCTGTGTATCAATTTGAGATTTCCGTGTCTTGTTTCTGCATTTCTGGGGACCACACAAAACACTAATAATACTTGGTACATTGACAGGAGCTTAATTCATATTGTTCAGAAGCTTGGAGCAGGTCGCTTCAGTGAGGTGTCACAAGGAGTATGGAAAAACACTACTCCTGTTGCAGTGAAGACACTTAAACCGGGTTCTATGGATGTATCTAGGTTCCATGAAGAAGCAACGTTGATGATGAGACTAAGACATCCACATGTGGTACAGCTATATGGCGTGTGCACACAAGAGGAGCCCTTCTACATGGTGATGGAGTTGGTGGAGCATGGCAGCTTGTTAGACTTCCTTCGAATAGAATCAAGTGACGGTCGTCCTCTACAGCTTTCCCGTTTAATAGATATGGGAGCACAAGTAGCAGCTGGAATGGCTTACCTTGAAGAACAGTGTTGCATTCATCGAGACGTTGCTGCAAGAAATATTCTAGTATCAGAAGATCTTAAGTGCAAGTTAGCAGATTTTGGATTAGCTCAGCTATATGATGAAGAAATCTATGGAGAAATGTATGGAGAAATCTATGCAGCACGCCCTGTAACAAAGTTCCCCATCAAGTGGACAGCTCCAGAGGCTGCAATGTATAATTATTTCACCATCAAATCTGATGTGTGGTCATTTGGTATCCTACTTTATGAGTTGATCACTCATGGTAAAACACCTTACCCCGGGATGTTCAATGCTCAAGTAATTGAAGCACTAACAACAGGCTATCGTATGCCATGCCCATCGGACTGTCCAGAAAAGTTGTACAAAGTAATGAAGGATTGTTGGAAGGAAAGTGCAGGATCTAGACCAACTTTTAAGTCACTGCATTGGCAACTAGAAGAATTTTTTACATATGATGGAATCCAACCAGCCTACGGTGATGCAGAACATAACTGATTAATAATTTATTgcagtcattttagctagttttagTACAAAATCTCATGAGCAAGCTTTAGTTACTAGTTATgtatttatttgtacactgatcATAGCATAGATGCACGTGATGATGGAATGAGGCGTGCATCGCAGCCGAAAAATAAATTTTCACATAATCCTAGTATATTCCGTATATGCTAGTATATTAGTTGTATACTACTCTAGTCACGAGTGCACGGGAAGATGACGGCAAGGCTGGGAGATGACGGGTATCAAGGGTATGGCTCTATTGATCCAATGGTAGCTGGCGGGTTTACTCCCAGAGCGAGTGGTAAGTGCCTTCTTCGATGTTATGCTGTTCTAATTAAAGCACCACCAGTAGGGAGATTTGGCGAACTCCAGAACAAGTTAAGCAGGTCAATATTTGATATTGGGAGGCAAAGTGAGTAATGGCGTGTGTAATGTGGCTTCGTGTGTTTATGTTATGTAGTGTCGAATGTCTATTTACCACGTGATGCCAAAGGGTGTTACACTGTCACCATAGATAAGACACCCATACTGGATTAGAAACTTCTAGTGCACTTAAAATCCATATGTGCTTTGTTACCCTTATTACCACTGAGAGTAGATTTTATGAACACATGGTTTACTTACTGTAGACGTAATGCTATGGAATATAATATTTGGTGTATTCATAGTGGGTGTATTGATGTGTATAAGTGTGACTTGTGAAAGGTTGATATGACAAGTTGTGTAATTGACTAAACTGTAGCGAATATACCATGTACCAGTACACGTAGAGTAGTATGTAGTAAACATCAGCCTTAACTAGGCTTGTTTGCCCCATTATTTTCACAAATGTGTGTAAATACTTATACGGAAGGCACCTGTACTAGTAGAAGGGaaaacaatctactaaacttagTAGCTAAAAGCAATTTAGCTGTATCCAGGCAGTAAACCAGCATCTTTGTATGGAAAAGAGTGTTTCAAAACTTCAGGCACAAAACGCAGATAGTATCGTAGCTTTTTTTTATGGACACTATACTTCAGGTACAGGGGTTACTCTAGGGGGGGCACAGTCCCCCCCTGGGTTAGCcattgccccccctaggtttatacctaaagccttgagaaatggaaacgtttaattgatcccaaagttgtataatccaatggtcaatattcaatggtcagtattcaatggcatcacagtaaaatttcaccaaaattgagtatatttatgGGAGTCTGTATTCCGCGGAATgcggaatagcagaattacggaataagcgaaaatcacattctaaatattttgttattgtttatagccttaCATTTCTCACCTCATAGAGAACACAATCATAATGGCACTGATCCTCGGGgcaatctttaaataggatatatacaaagatattcactatagaacaatctaactaagctaaactactgttaaatacacttcactacataatcgctagaaaactagaagttctttgtgctatacttgctcataccattataaatttagctattaccccaaatctatccgtgattggaacaatttaccaactgacacaatagaatcccaatctctacaagtatttttagataaattataactgactcttatctatgtgatttgtactgttttccttacctgaacatatcagtttgtaactgtgttttcagtaatcataatcataccagctgtcacacatgaGCAGCTAACTGGAATAGTttaggacaaaacaatccaccccctaggtagctaccctgcatgcatggaataatctgacctttcttataactctgttaccatttcctaaagtgtttcaaataaagtcggagaataatactgctttcagctcccaacatcagagctccaacctCGGCTCTACTACTTCGTATATAACtttaataaattcgggcagttactcgtgtgtgacagttggtatgagtaagtatagcacaaagaacttctagttttctagcgattgtgtagtgaagtgtatttgatggtagtttagcttatagttagagtgaatatctttgtacatatcctatttaaagattgcCCTGAGGATCGGTTCCATCGTGATTGTCATTTGTGTTCTCTAAGAAGTGAGGAATAtatattaaaacgttatagaggctataaacaataacaaaatatttagaatgtgattttcgcttattccgtaattctgctattccgtaattctgctattccgtattctgcggaatacaggctccctatatttacacctaaattttcaaaattttcctggggggagcatgccccagacccccttagaaTCCGAAGTGAaatacttcgccccctctaggttaatattctgggttgagccctaaGGTAGGAGTGTCTGTTTTTGTTAACACCtagtaccaagagtaaataatggagacAATTCTCCATTATTACTTTTGCTAGTACTAAGCTACCAGTTTAGCATTAACTTTACTTAACTCTTAAATCTGCAAAGACCTTTTggggaatgcgtgtttacacaatatgggcacacaTGGCGATGTTAGGTGGGGTAACTtttaattcttatagcctaaaACAACACATTGTTCAAAAGtttgttcactgggctacttggagaagacactgtatttataacggcttacttgttatgaagcaatgaacaacGGCGAGTCGTGTCGCCGTGTTTCAACATTCTTGCCACACATTtaatattgattgtgggtttactgatgtgagtcatatatggcctgatagaaaattttatgGCGAAACGAACAGAACTTGTTGCAAgatgataggagcaaccaccattgaGTTACAGAtgattttataaaggtatgtaaagggtttgcatgtttcctcACTGAAAAGTTACTTatatggctagttttggccttaCCGTgtagcgttagggtaaaacaTATTGTTTTAATCCTTGTTGCTTCACgagtagaatgatgtaaattacGTAGCCATACAGCACACATCTGCAATTAAACCCTCTAGCATAGACACCACTGGGAAATTTATTTGTCTTTTATCCTtaggtacatgtatataaactACTAGTGCTACAgtcgaacctctctaatccgaccaaaatgtcatttaccaacacttttgtatagaaaacaacctctgtaatctgacacaaaatttgattccctaGACTTGGAAATACACTGTTTTCGACCTTTGTAATCTGACAGAGAATTATAGCAGCATTAATAGCAATCACAGAAAATAgtttttaagcaaccaaagcattaatttattggtacacaataatttttttaaaaagctgTAGTACTTGtaaattctaaaattaattcatgttaaaaacATTGTCTGATTCATTTTACCTGTAATTTAtactgcataatctgacataaTTCTAGATATCCTTTTAAGAGGGATAAATGGTTTATCCATGATTTAGGGGTGTCCTTTTAAGAGGGATGTTTGCTGGTAGTTGGAGCATTGTGTGGCTAAAGGACAAAATGTTCTCTGGTTTTGATTTTAGCAAACGTCTGTCCATGGTCAGTGGTCTACCCTCCCATGAAATCTGTTACAATTTTGACTCTTTCAACCAGAATGGTCCCTATATCTTGAGCTGGTTAGGTGGTAGGTGCTAGAGAGATAATGGTTTCTCAGCACTATATATATGTTTCTATTATATCAGCACTGAAATATTATAATTTGTAGATTAAACCCTATCACCATGCATCCTACATTGCCTACCTGCTTGGTCATGTGTCATAACTGTGTGGCATGTGTAACCATGCAGGTGTGTGTAACCATGCAGTCATGTAATGTTATGAATATCACGCCGGTGCAGTGGCACTGACACGATCAAAAGGATAAATCCAATGTTAGCACACACAGTTTGCCACTTTTACTTTACCTACTGTTCAGGAAACTTTTCTAAACTACTTAGAACAAGCCAACATTGGTTTCTACACTATTTAGAGCCCCTCAGGCTGAGGTAATTAAGTTTGTGGGTAGCCTCTCCCACATcgtcctcaggtctctaaacaGCATAGAACCTTGTTGGCTTAttctaactattacatatttcTCATGGCTGCAGGTTTCAATATCAACACCAGGCACCATGTTAGATGGTATCAAGTAGTTACTGTGCTGGGCTAGAATGAcgcttgtcttgtccagaaaatAAGCTATTAAGAAGCAAACTGTGGTGTTAGGTAGAGCATAAAGATTAATCCTTCGAGTTATTGTGTCAGTACCACACCATG from the Dysidea avara chromosome 13, odDysAvar1.4, whole genome shotgun sequence genome contains:
- the LOC136243123 gene encoding tyrosine-protein kinase-like, whose translation is MMISIFIKVFQRMSSPDPLQDVPALELSQNEPKVSHFVGKYDYLAQTNYDLSFKKGESLYIISDDGDWWYARAQDSGQEGYIPSNYIVEYGTIDTEDWYFGAINHIDAEAHLMQSFNQCGSFLVCDSETTPGDYSLYVRDIDHVSQYKIHKLHTGGFFVTRQLTFETVPELVTHYSKQTDGLCINLRFPCLVSAFLGTTQNTNNTWYIDRSLIHIVQKLGAGRFSEVSQGVWKNTTPVAVKTLKPGSMDVSRFHEEATLMMRLRHPHVVQLYGVCTQEEPFYMVMELVEHGSLLDFLRIESSDGRPLQLSRLIDMGAQVAAGMAYLEEQCCIHRDVAARNILVSEDLKCKLADFGLAQLYDEEIYGEMYGEIYAARPVTKFPIKWTAPEAAMYNYFTIKSDVWSFGILLYELITHGKTPYPGMFNAQVIEALTTGYRMPCPSDCPEKLYKVMKDCWKESAGSRPTFKSLHWQLEEFFTYDGIQPAYGDAEHN